The window TAAACATCTTTCTTTCCAAAAAGAAAATCTTTGGTTCATAAAATAGcagggtattttttttatatagaaaggAGTCATGAACgactttaataaaaataatttaaaaaaaattgtgattagaTCCATAACGACattcacaaaaaaagaaaaagattcataatgttaatttttttttaaaaaaaattgtgctattatacacaattttaataaaataaataaaaaataagtataaaaaaatataaacaaaaatttgctTTGCATATACTCAAGATTTtagtaaaacaaattaaaaaaatataataactaaattcGTTATTTAATTACAACTTCTATTCTGTAGAAaagattaaaagtatttttttatggaacaattttttatcttgaaaataataattttatatataaaactaataagTCGTAAGTCGTAACTTTGAATCATGACTTTTATCCTATTTTATtgggaaaaaattaaaacctaCCCCATTTCAGtaattaccaaataaaaaaataaaaaaaaaatgtccacTTCTTTTTTATCAGCCTATTTTTACCTAGACTCGTTATCCGTACtttttagttttactttttataaacaaaaaaattgcttCATATCCTAATTACAGAGATGAAATTATccacttcaaaaaaaaatatatttattagaagGGTAACGTGTGGGTCGATCTGTTTAGATTTAAGTTAAACcagttttttagaaattttttatttgaaaaatataaaacttttagAGAAGCTTTCAAAATGTTTCTGTCTTTATATCCAATTGAAccaatatataaataagaaaggGAGATGCTAACAAGGAGGTAGATATCAAAACGAAATATTTCCTCTACCCACTGGTCCCACTCTCAATCTAAAGACTTTCTTAAGCTTCACAAATGGACCTCGACGCATGAGAACAACCTATACTTGTCAACACTTGGACCCACAATTTGCCTGGAGAAGTATAAAAAAGCCCAAATAATTTTTActctgttttttctttgtttactaCCTCTGTTTTTGTTatccatcattttttttcttcaaaaaataaaataataattccactaatctatcattttataactttgaagtaatgttaattattattttttaaattatacctGCCAGAAAAGCTATAGAAATAATAGTATATCAAATGTCATTAATCGTACTTCTCAATGTGTGTCTATaactttatataataaattaaaaacagtaaatttttgtcatctgTGTATCAAAAATGCTCCTTGTGGTGGGAATATTAGGTGTTAAGTTTCCTTTGATCATGTTTTGGACAAAGCAATTGGAAAACCTTCTATTGGTGCAATGACACTTTTAAGTGCTGATATTAATGCCACTAATATTAAGCCAGTACATAATTTCCAAAAAACAAATTGTTCTGATTTAATATTACAAGTTGTGCCAATATCGGGTGAATGGGTGTTGGGCAATGCAGAGAACATTACTGAACCAGCACTAAAATATCAAATGTCATTCGGTATTAgtaatacaaatatataaatgttttcCAGAAAAATATTGTCAAATTGTGctctgatttgatttgattttataagCTTTGCTAGTGTGTGAGGAGCGTGTGCTGAGCAACGTGCAACACATTAACCGCAACGGTTTTCTGGGTCAACAGgtataagtaaaataaatattacattacAAAATAAATCTTGTCAAAGTACGCATTTTCATCTCTAATGTGACACTAAAAATATCATTGCACTAataatgattttcatgaatttgaacTTGTGTACTAATTCAACATTAAGTTGGATTTGATATCAAGTTGAATATCTGAAAGcaaatttgaaattatgttCCAATTTTATAGGCTGTGCAAATGTGAGTGAAGTGGGAGAATATTGGTGTTAGCCGAAAAGGGAGAACATGCTCTTAGGTAAGACATAATTACATACTCAGTCAAAGAACATCTATTGAAGGATGATACCCTATACTATAGGTAGATTCCCAACATATCTTTACACTTGCTGAGAACAAAGGTGAAAGACGAAGTGCCAAaacaatagtattttttttttctgcctaACAATGCTATTTCTGTCTTTTACCATGCAACAGAAAGTGGGGGCAATCATTGATCATTTTTGCGTGTGGACTAGAGAATTGCAGGGACCAAAGAATCACGAACACATGTCATGGATTTTAAGGACATTGGACCAGACCATCATGAAATGTAAGGTTCCACCATGCCACGAAGGacaataacattattttaaaatgtttaagcTTGGTGATTCTGATCTGAAAGTGACCCAACTAAACCTGActattttccttctgaacttgTTCAGTTGTTCCTGCCTAAGTGCTCTGTAAATTGCTATAATAAGCTTGATTgggtttaaaatttaagttgCTTTGAGAAGCaaattggaaataaaacatAGCTTGTCGAGTACTTGTTTCCAGTGTatggttataatttttttagagccTTTTGAGCAACGTTACAGTGAACAGCTACAAACAAAATTGTAAAGGACAAGGTAGAATAATGTGGTTTCAATTCATTCACAAGATTCTCAAACTTTATTCTCCTGCAAAGGCTAAAAGCAACTCAATTATGCCAACAAGATCTCATTTTCCCTTTAGCAAATCCTCACTGATATTCATGTCTTAATCCCCAAAACTCTTTTTTCGATTCTctatcctaaaaaaaataaaaattaaagaaacctTCTAACCCAtttgtactatttttttttctctatctttgGTAGAATCCGGTACTAAACACAACTCAAGGAACGACCAGTCAAACGTAGTATCAGCGCCATTCAGGTCCCAAGGAAGAATACAGAGAAACAAAGGTCACATGCTCAACCAATTATTCTGATAATATCACTTAAATTTATGCaactcaaaatttattttctttctgtttcctatcataaaaaaataattagtatatatcctttcaagaagaaaggggaaacaaaaaacaaagagttaaaaaaaatacacaagaaaaaaaaggtgttaaaaaaaatcaaacattaacAAGTAGTGATTGGAGTGCTTAATATACAgttgcattaaatatttattgtggtGAAAGATACCTCTGATCTGATACGAAGAATGGGTCCCCTCATGTGTTCTTACAGGCATAGATCAACAAGGAGAATTCAACTCTATCTTTATCTTTCTGTGCAATCTTCTCCTCTAACCACAATCTGCTATCCAAGCCACTCCTGGTCCTGAACATGAACACAGCATACCCAGAAGCAGGATTGAAAAACCAGTTATGAACATCCCAAAGCAAATCCACAAGCAACCCATCGACGAAAATCGTGTGGTTTCCCCTGAAATTCCACTGCAGCCTCTTCACACGAATCACCGTCTTCTTATCGATGCAAACAGACAAAGCAGGAGCCTTGAGTCCTTCATTCTCGCCACTGCATCTGATCAAAATGTCATGCCGAGTTCCAGTGTCACAAAACTGAGCCTTGGTGGCGTAGACCGCGTTACCGGAGCAATGCTCACGCCGTGATAACAGCGAAACATTTCCCAAAAGGGTCTTTGTTTTGAACTTCTTGGTCACATCTTCACCAAGAGCAAGGCCTATTTCTGCATCAACGAGAATCGCCACGTAAAACCCTTCAACAGGTTCAGGGCCAGTGCCATACTTGGCCTTTGAAAGATCCCAGAAGACTTCAACTTTTGAGTCTTCGGATTCCAACACTttgcttcctttctttttcctgaAAAAGCGTGAATTGGTGTTGAGTCTGAAAGATGGTGCCAAAGGGTTGTTGTTCTCTTCGCCGAAGGTTATGGTGAGTCCTTGGTTGGAGTGGCTCTTGCACCACGTGACTGTGATCAGAAGCTGCTTTTGGTTTGAGAGGGTGGTTTTGTAGACAGAAGACACTGAATTTTGAGATGAAGGTGTGACACTAGTTGGAGATATGCAAGCGTTGTTTGAGTAGCTAGAACATGAAGAGTGTGACACATTCACTGCGTTCTCGTTGAAACAAGATATTATATCTGACATATTCATTTTGCATAGAGATAATATATAAGAGGAACTATAGGTTTGAGATCTGAAGTTTTGGAACAGAAGGGTAATGAAGGCTAATGGTGATTCTTGTTTTTCAGTGAGAAATTGTGAGCTCTAAGAACGGATTTGAAGTGTGTTGGTTTTTTTTCTGAAGGGGAAGAGAAGTGGAAGAAGGAACTTCAATGAGAggagaaagggaagagaaagacaATGTTGTTCTTGTTCCCCAACAGGACCAATaccatttaattttcattaacatgaccctctcttctctcttaccttaaaatatatatctatacctataataatgataatgatagtaacaatatagtattaattaattgacatgAAAAAAGGAATAGAGGAATGATGCACAAACCTAGGTGGGGTGCTTTTTTAATCTGTTTTGCCAGTTAATAACTACAATTATTTTAGGTTAGCTAAacattataatttgaaagtttggaaaagatgaaaaaaaaaggcttacCAAAAAGTTTATCCTTTTCTGCCCTCTGTTTCTTTTCAGcactttctttgacatcatcatgctttagaaaataatgtatgaacatttatattttattggagacttagaaagagataaaaaaaaagtaaaaaatataaataatatagtgtgacaagaaaagaaaaaaaaaagtacaaatgaACTAATGAAGAATATATGAACTAAGTGTATTCAATGTGCGTGTTCATCAATTATTACTCTACGCTGTAATTTAATTTTGCAGCTCGGGTTTGACATTTAATTAAGCATCGAAGTTGCAAGTGTACAAGGCATCTTTACGAGGGACCAATATCATTGAtggattatgattttttttggggataattttaatatattatactcCAATTTTAGCAAGGAGTAATAATTGATAACTACCaacggtaaaaaaaaatgaatgaatcaaCCGCTTTGTGTCTAGTTtctctcattcttttttttttttttccaattttgacAAGTTGTCTAACTATGTATTGCATTAGTGTTTGGATAGTTTAAAGGTGAgaagaattgattttgataaaattaatttcaaattatagaacataattgaatatgaattaatttaaactatatattttcattaaaatatatgtttttcatgaaaaaaatgattttacatGAATAAAACAAACCCCCTACTTGTTGTATTTGTCAAATGCGGGTACGATTAGCTAATTTCAGCACATTGTTGATTCTACTAATCTAAGTATGAACTATCAACGTTATTGCTAACCACtttctaaataaaaacaatcaGTTTTGTCAGAATCCTATGCTACGTGTCGGACAGTGACTCAAACTCATCATCCATCTAAATTTAAGTCTCGCCATCAAGCCTAATTTTCTGCTCGAGTTGGTAAAGCATCTTGAAAACGCTTGAAGGATATCACGTATAGGTAAGCTAAATTTTTCCACGGACCCATTATTAACGACAATCAAAACCCCAATATTTGGTAGGGAATAGGGATTCGAAGCTAACAAAGTTGTGTGATACAAGAtaattttgtgattcttttaccttttgttttctggGTCCAACTTTTTACCCTTTTTTGTGAtaaccaaaaacatgaaaatgccaGTGGGGAAACCATGAATAAATGTTGGCCCACAAAATACATTTGGCCTGTAGAGCCACCAACTCCTACTCCCTATACATCTATGATTAAAAGCACTATACTAGCTAGACAAAGGAATTTCCCTAATTTTTCTCATCTATATTACTCTCATAGAtattaaaatatagaataaaataCTACTTTTAATATCATTAGAATGGAGTGgggctactttttttttaaattagtgttcCTCCTCTACTTGTTTACAGcctttaatcacaaaatatcTTGTGGCTGCAGTTGGGAAAGAAAGGCAATTGAATATGTATCATTACAAGTCAATGATTATTAAAGAATAATTCTAAATCATCTTATAATACTTTCTTAAAAATCTCCctaattattaaatgaagaaaatattgaatgtttcttatgtttttaaaatattaagagaATTGTTAAGATGATATAAAAGGATATAGAGCATTACTCTTTTTTAAAGCTTTGGTCAACAGTTCCAAATTCCATCCTCTCTCTCTGacctccctttctttctttttttattttcccccaCCAAATTTAAATGGTGAATTTGTGAAACCGGAGCTCTACAGTCACATAAAGGTTGTGAACTTACATACGAgtgagaattaaaattaattaattttaaccatacaattatttataaatggTCAAAATTTGACATTCTAATCTTATCTCAttagaactttaaaaaaaaaaaccgccGGGTGTGTAGAACAACTTGGCATGACGACTTGTAGAATAACTTAAATGAACCTCAATTGAAAAGGGCATGCACAAACAATCTTCAAAGAGAAATGAAAGAACATATAGATGTGTATTTGGAAACAACTCTTTTTAAATACTCATAAGATTAATAGCAAAAACGTTAAAATACTTATGTTGAAATTAAGGTGTTAGTGGCATAATATATAAGAATGTGATAAGATGAGAGTGGAAATAAATTAGGAATGGACAGAGAATGGGGAATCTGTCATACACAACATAAAACAGCGCAACAGGGACATCATTACCTTCGTTTCTCTATTGAGGCACAATTGTGAAGACATAAGTATTGGGTTTTTATGGACCCCATAAGGTCTGGTCCTCCTGGAGCATGCCCAGTTTCTTTGTTAAAGAGTAAATATCAAGTATATACATAGCCTCATTATGAATCACAAAATATAGGTTGCTTATCATAAACGTAAGGATTCTATGTATAACCCAATCTACACAAATCGAACTAACTGTAAAGTgtagttttaatttataatttgaatctAGATTCAATTTTCGTTGTGGTcattttacaacaaaaaaaattgtaattttgttgtCCAGTCATTAAAAGTAACTAGAAAGTCGAAACtaaaattggtaaaaggaaaaagCTGGATGGACTACACTctttagagaaagaaaatacATATAAGTATAATAAGTAATATGTtatgataagaagaaaaaataaagaaaagtaataagaattaataaagtatataatatataaaagtgtCATTATATCATTACTTTTAGCGAAATTGGTGCACATAGGTACATGAGTTATAGTTTATAATTTAGAGAAAAAGatttttacaaaaactaaacATAAATGGTGAATATGCATCAACCGATTTTAATTCCATTGGCTAGAGGAAGAAGGCAAGCTGACTTTGCATCAACAGTTTTTGCTCCTCAACTTTCCTTAAATATAGATATTCCATTGCCTGGTTAATTAGGAGGATCCTATATCACATGTTCAAAACACAAGCTAACTTATAaagattttgagaattttaatGACAAGTAATGTGAAACTGAAATTTTTGAAATAGCTAACAAAATAATACAATACACCCTATACTATATAGGCTCCTACTTTTGGGTAAGTTCATACTGTGATCTGATTACGTACTTCTTTTACTCTCCTTCataatgaattgaattgaagACCAGTTGGATGACTTGGATCCcactgtttttttctttctcttttttcatgcTAATTTAGCATTAGTTGAACGAAGATTCCAACAACAAAGGGCGATATACAACTAAACGTGAGTGTGACAATTCAAAAGGGATAAAGAATCTACCTGAAAAGGAAATTCTTGTGTCTTGGTCGTATGTAATACCAAAAAATTCTCTTCAGCATCTTTTACCGGGAAACATTGCATGATTCCATTTAAACTTCTCTTGATGTATACTAATAATTCTTATACACGAGCATTTTATTACAGACACTCTAATAAATGAAGATATTTTTAAACGTACATTTTCTAACGTGACACACGATATCAATTACACACATATTAGTTATTAGTTATAGTCCATTTTgtctaactatttttttattttataaaatatactcGGTAAAAATGAAGTTAAAAGCTTAGACCCCGTTCCCttcatttcttaattaatgaaTTGATAGACAAATTAGGTCAGCCGGCCAAGAATTGTCTTTCTTGGCTACGTACCCTTCATCAATGTCCACTGGGGAATGGGGAATTAAaagttcaataaaataaaaaaagacaaatgttAAACTTGTTCTAAAAGCAACATTAAATACGGCATCTGCATGTTAACAAGTTGCAACTGGTGAGAATGATAAAGAGTAAAGACAAACTATTATAGCTAATTCATTCTCTTGAGTGAATACAAGCTGCAAAACGAATGACAGAGTGGCCCCTTTGGTTTTAGACGTCcagttttaattatatttatctagAAAAGTTTCAACCCATAAACCATCTATCTTTTTGCAAACCATTGATTGAAGTACATGTACAAAATGTCCTCTTCTATGTTGTTTGTCCGAAGTTCGGGCTAATTATCGCTTTTATCTTGGTTATTAAGTATCTATTTCCTTTATGCAAATTTGTATgcactacaaaaaaaatggtTTGGCATTAATTAGATTAATCTCTGTTGGCATAaacctaacaaaaattaaattgttaataaaaatattgtgagTTTACCTTAACAGAATTATCTATAGTATTAACAAATAGTTCTGTTGGTATGCATAACTGATATATACCatcataatattaaatattagtatAATGCATATAACAGAATGATATATTGTATTAGTCTTGACCttaatagtttaatttatattaacacCATTTGAGAAAGAGAATATATACCCCCAAAAAAGTAATTGATGAAAATTAAGGaaagaggaaacaaaataagatataatataaatgaaaaaattgtgtaaaaataatctaaaattatattGTCGACAAGAGTGTGGATCATTTAATATGAGATTAGTGTAActtaattaaagattttatatttaaatctttaaatATGTGGTTACATTATATATTTGGAGGGattgaataattgaaagaagaagaagaaaagaaaaaaaaaaactagcaaacACTCTGGGACACGAGGGATAGACATGGCAAGAAAACCCGTACCCGTGGGTACTCACCCGAATCCGTCCCGACTTTGACGGGTAATACCCGAGTTGACCGGGTATGGGTTCGGGTTCGGGTTTTCCCCAATAACCAAAAGTCGGGTACGAGTACGGGTATGGGATTACTAGACCCGTCCCGACCCCGAACCCGAACCCGAACCCGCCCCGccacttaaaatctttagaatttttgcataatttaatcaaaaggcatataatttttattactagttaattttattttaaaatttttacataatttaatattattttcttaactatttatgtaGACACACgcgttataataaatttattgatatataagtagttaaaaataaatgtttaacaatcaatttatttttttctaaaatcaaatttttaatatttttttacaaaaaaaaaatctaaatgatGTGTGGAAAGAAATTGGGATACCCCGATACCCGACGGGTAGGGGATGGGACAATAAACTCAAACCCATCGGATATCGGATACGGGTATGAGAATATAGTGAGAAACCAGGGTAAGGAATTAGGGAGACAATACCTATACCCGATTCGCTCTATTTCCATGTCTAACGAGGGGTGGGAAAGATAAGGGAGCGTAAATGAGAAATTTGTCTCTCACATATGGAACTTAGGTTGGCACTTAGGTTGGCAGTTGGGTCTCTTAAAAGAACTGGTGCTCTTTCCATGTGAGCCTGGGCTCATGTGCCAGTAGCCATAATTGCTCACAATTTTAAGAAGTACAAGAATCATTCATAAGTTTAAAAATCTTGTATCGTGTTTgaatattcaaaaataaaaataatcatcttAATAAAAGAAGCACACACATACACCTTTTAAATTTATGCTTGCCCGAATATCGAGAACAATCCGTCTTATAAAAATCATTAGAGCAAAAAGCAGCTTCGTTGACTGTACTATAATGCTCTGAATAAGATGCAACTTTGGGTTCTGTGAGTCTGTGTTATATAACACCAGGATGCTAAaagaaattagtttaaaaaaataataataattataactataactaattttatatatttaattgtatagaagtagttataaaataataactgattttatagttaattataGATACTtcaaataatgtatttttatttaaaaattagttatatttataaaactataactaattttatagaaataaatattttaaataatttatttttgttgattcatagttagttatataattagttttagATATAACatgttatataattattatataactagtttatttataactaattatacacccatattttttaaaaaaaataattagttacatCAGATTatactcatattttaaaaattagttataattatagttataataCCTGCTTataatctaattatttattaaatataattataattacctGAATATTCAAATTATGAGTATCCCTAATTAACACACACTATGGTGGACTTTATGTTACATCACGTGGACTTTATGGTGGACATATTAAT of the Glycine max cultivar Williams 82 chromosome 13, Glycine_max_v4.0, whole genome shotgun sequence genome contains:
- the LOC100775403 gene encoding uncharacterized protein, which gives rise to MNMSDIISCFNENAVNVSHSSCSSYSNNACISPTSVTPSSQNSVSSVYKTTLSNQKQLLITVTWCKSHSNQGLTITFGEENNNPLAPSFRLNTNSRFFRKKKGSKVLESEDSKVEVFWDLSKAKYGTGPEPVEGFYVAILVDAEIGLALGEDVTKKFKTKTLLGNVSLLSRREHCSGNAVYATKAQFCDTGTRHDILIRCSGENEGLKAPALSVCIDKKTVIRVKRLQWNFRGNHTIFVDGLLVDLLWDVHNWFFNPASGYAVFMFRTRSGLDSRLWLEEKIAQKDKDRVEFSLLIYACKNT